From the Trifolium pratense cultivar HEN17-A07 linkage group LG4, ARS_RC_1.1, whole genome shotgun sequence genome, the window ACATTCCAATAGACCTGACCGACATTCTTAACACTATTATTTCTCAGAGATCCTGTGATAGGATCAATATTGTATTGCTAACACAAATCACAAAACATCAGACAAATAGGGAAAActggtatatttatttttagtaatatAAATAGCTGAAGTTCATATGGGATTCAGCCAACTATTACAGAgatgaaagaaaaggaaaaaaaaacgaTAAAGACTGTAAAAGGTAGGTAAGGCAATTCGAGAAGCCTTGGATCTCCCAGAGTAGTAACAATACTGACAAAATATCTGAATGAATATTCCCCATCGTAAACTCCATAATTATAGCATCTAAattctattttctctctctgCCACCTGGCATAGTCATCCAAAAACCACTGAGTTTGTTGCTATCATTTAGGAGTGATTCCCTCCTCCTTTCTTATTGTGCTTACGTGTATAAACTATGTCATACTTATCAATACCCCCTCCTTCAAAACTCTCCTTGACCTCAAGGAGAAATCCGGGAAACTCTTTCCTCATTTTCTCAACTGATTCCCATGAATTCTCAAATTCTGGTAGCCCTTGCCATTTCACTAATACTTCCACTTCACCCTGCTCATTCCTCCTAGTATCCATTGCTTCTTCTGGCCCTGGCTCTAACTGCCACTGCTCATTCATACAAGCAGGTAGAGGTTGAGATTCTACATTAGGAGAGATAGCTTTCTTTAATAAAGAAGCATGAAAAACTGGATGTACCCTACTGTCATCAGGTAACTTCAGTTTATAAGCCACAGCACCTATCTTCTGCTCTATCTCATAAGGCCCATAATATCTTGGGCTTAGTTTCTGATTCAATCTATTAGCCAACTTCCTTAACTTGTAAGGTTGGATCTTCAAATACACCATATCTCCTACTTGATACTCCACCTCTCTTCTATGTTTGTTGCCTTGTGCCCTCATCTGGTCTTGTGCCTTCAATAACTGTTCTAGCATTTCTCTCAACATAACATTCCTTTCTGCTGTAAGCTTGTTAACTTCCTCCACTGAAGAAAGACTCACATCACCTCTTATTAACACTGGTGGTactctcccatacaaagcctcaaaggGAGTGGATTTCAGAGATGCATGATAATTCGTATTATACCAATATTCTGCCCACGCTAACCATCTAGGCCACTGCTTGGGTTGTCTACCAGTCAAGCATCTTAAATATGTTTCTAGACATCTATTCACTACCTCTGTTTGCCCATCTGACTGAGGGTGATAAGCACTGCTATACTTCAATCTTGTACCTGCCTGTTTGAAAACTTCTGCCCAAAATGAACTGAGGGAAACCTTGTCTCTGTCTGAGACAATAGAGCTGGGGAATCCATGAAGTCTCACTATTTCTTTGATAAATAGCTCTGCAATATCCTTAGCTGTGTAAGGATGCTTCACTGGCAAAAAATGAGCATATTTGGTTAGCCTATCTACCACTACCATTATGGTGTCAACCCCTTGTACCTTAGGTAGCCCACCTATGAAGTCCATAGATATGTCAGTCCAAACCTGTTTAGGTACCGGTAAAGGTTGAATCAAACCCCCAGGACTCAGAGTTTGATACTTATTTCTCTGGCACACCTCACAAGCATCCACATATTCATTAATATTCTTTCTCATACCCTCCCAATACACCACACTAGCAATTTTTTTGTAAGTCCTGAGATAGCCAGTGCAAAATCTCCACCcttcatctttctttttcactAGCAAAACTGGACTGGAGAATGGGCTGGTACTGTGCCTTATGATACCAGCGTGCATCATTTCTTTGACAATCTTCTCTATCTCATTCTTTTGATAATACGGGTACCTATATGGCCTCAGATTAGGAATGTTGGCATCTGGCTTGAGCAGTATAGCATGATAATGCTCTCTAATTGGTGGTAATCCAGAGGGCATGTTAAAAACTGTAGCAAATTCATTAATCACCTTCCCCCATTCAGACATATCTCCACCTTCTACTGCTTCTGTTGCATCACCACTGACCGTGTGTATATAAAATCTCATCCCCTCATCAGACAAAGCTTTAATCATTGTCTTCCAAGTTGCTTGACTGTTGCACATAGTTGGATCTCCTTGGATGGTGTATTTTTTTCCGTCTAATTCACACTTCAGACAAAGATTGCTAAAATTAGCTTCTATGTTGCCCAAGCTTGCTAACCAGTCCATACCAAGCACCATTTCTGAACCACTCAGTTCCATAATGAAAAAATGTTGTTTAAATTCAACCccttgaatgttgaattgtaaaCCTTCACACACACCGTTGTTTCTCACCTTCTCCCCGTTCCCCACTTCGATGACATAGGTGGGTGTATCAACTACTGGCAATTTCAATTCTTTCACTAATCCAGATGTTATGAAATTACTAGTGGCACCTGAATCAATCAAGGTCCTCACTTGTCTTTCCCCTACTCTCACCCACACCTTGAAGGACTTGTTGGAAGTGAACCCTTCTCTGCTGTGTAATGACAACTGTAGGTTTTTTAACTCCCTTACTGGCTCTTCCTCTCCACTCTCCTCCTCTGCTATCAACTCCTTCTCTTCCTCACTACTCCAATCACATAGCCTCAAACTCATATGTTTGAACTTGCAAGTGTGATCTCTGCCCCATTTATCTCCACACTTGAAACACAGTCCTTTCTTATGCCTATCTTCCAACTCTGCCGAACTCAACCACTTGCCTTTGAATTTATCTCCACCTACAGCCCCCCTCTTATCACTATCTCTCTTGGCTCCTCCAAAATCACCAGGGTCTCTAAACTTTACTGCACCGCCTCTATCCTTCCATTCCCCCTTCTCCTTTCCTCCAGCTCCTCGTTTCATCAAAGCATCATTCTTTTCCTCCAACAACAAGGCACGATCCATAATTTCTGCTAAGTCTCGACAATCATAGAGCTTCAACTCAGCttgaatttcttcttttaaccCATTTAAAAATATGCTATCCAACAtcactctctcttctcttcttacTGGAGCTACCAACGTTTCAAATTGCTCTCTAAACTCCATAACTGTCCCCTTTTGTTTCAGATTCAACAATGGACCAAGTGGGTTTTGAAGAATTCCTGGTTGGAATCTTCTAATCAGCGAGAGTTTAAACTCATCCCAAGtccttgatgcagtttgttctTCCCACCACACAAACCAATTTAAGGCCTTATCCTCTAAGGCGATCACAGCTGCATCTAACTTATCACGAACGCGTACTTCATTCAGACGAAAATACCGTTCAATACGAACCAACCACCCATAAGCATCATCCCCTTTGAATATCGGGATCTCTAGCTTACGTCGGTGTCCCTGGTACCTGGGAAAACGAGGACGCGATTCTCCCGATACCATGCTACCGTCACTTCTATTGCCCTCCTCTGTAGGCGACGGTCTCCGACGTGTCCTTCCTTGCCTTTGTCGAGGTCGACTTCGCTCACGTAGTAACAATCGAATCTCATCCAAAGTATTTTCGACGTTACCCATCCTCTGTTCTAACGCATCAGCTCTCGCAGCTTCCATTATTGATGATAAAGATCAACAACAACCAAAGCTCTTGATACCAAATTGATAGGATCAATATTGTATTGCTAACACAAATCACAAAACATCAGACAAATAGGGAAAActggtatatttatttttagtaatatAAATAGCTGAAGTTCATATGGGATTCAGCCAACTATTACAGAgatgaaagaaaaggaaaaaaaaacgaTAAAGACTGTAAAAGGTAGGTAAGGCAATTCGAGAAGCCTTGGATCTCCCAGAGTAGTAACAATACTGACAAAATATCTGAATGAATATTCCCCATCGTAAACTCCATAATTATAGCATCTAAattctattttctctctctgCCACCTGGCATAGTCATCCAAAAACCACTGAGTTTGTTGCTATCATTTAGGAGTGATTCCCTCCTCCTTTCTTATTGTGCTTACGTGTATAAACTATGTCATACTTATCATCCTGTAATCCGTATATTTTAGTGCGTGGATTTGTCAATATAACCAACCTCAAGTATATGCTCAAAATACTCGTCCCCAATTGTTTTGCTTTCTGAAAGGCTTATTGATTTTTCACGCCTTGGAAACATTGTCTTGCTTGAATAATTAGTAAAAGGAATAGAATAAAATTTTCTGTCGACAGAAATTACCACCACAGAGGAAGCAAATATAATCTATCAATCCAATCCAAGGCACAATAAACAGTCTAGAATCTTTCTCAAATACCACGATAACTTACTAATTAcaaaaccaaattgaaacatTTTCAAATTTGTTACCATTTTCAAACATGAACCAAAACCAAAAGTGTTTCCTCCCcctattaaaattttcatgaaTTCGTAAATAATGCAATTCATATCACTAgagaaagaaaaacatgaaGTGTCCTTTACCGGATTCAATGCAAGGCAATCATCAAGCCATCTCAAAGTTCTATCTACCGAGGTTTTGTTCCTTTTATCAGACACCCAAGCAGGTACTTCATCAGCCAAAGTAGCCCATATATTTGGCCTCAAGCAAGAAATCATTTCAACATAATCTTTGGGTTTAATCTGGCCATGTCAATTTAGAATTAGAAGATATACATTAAAATTCATCCAATGTAAGACTCTGAAAACATACGTACCAACAGTCTCCCACATGGAGTCTCAAAAGTCGGTCCAAATTTGGTGGCACCCTTACATTCAGGAAGGGAATGAATAGAATCCCTAGCAACAGCAGCAATGCCATATTCGTTCAAACCAACCAATTTATGAATCCCTCCAATTTTTGCTATAGTCGCGGGAGAAAGCCCTTCCAAACTAACCAAcaacacaaaaaacaaattaCCAACGTGAACAAAACAAAGATTCATTAAAGGATACAAGTTGTTTTTGCAAGAATAACTAATTAGCCCAACTAAGTTAACTAATAAGAGTAAATATCTATTCATTAAGggcagtggcggagccaggattaTGGGCAAAATTTCACATgtgacataatatataaatagtccaACAAAAAATCATAGTTTTGCCATAAACTAACCccctaaaaatatcaattttgccCTAAACTAACCCATAAAAATACCAACAATTTTGACCTGAGCCCGGGCAACTGTCCAGGCTTGTTGGGTCCTAGAACCGCCCCTGATTAAGGGATACATTAAGACTTATATAGCTAACCAGAACAACTAATTAATCTAACTTATTTAACTAAAAAGTGTAACTAACTATCCATTAAGGGATACATTAAGACTTATGTAGCTAACCAGAACAACTAATTAGTCtaacttaattaattagtttaacTAACTATGCATCAAGGGATACATTAAGACTTATATAGCTAAAGAGAATAACTAATTAGTGTAACTAACTATTCATTGAGGGATACATTAAGCCTGTTTCGATAAACAAcctatttgcagcttatagcacaagCGCTTATCACGATAACCGCTTACATATATGcttatataagctatttttatagcaaaacataaaataaagataattttttttatatatgctacgAATTATCttcataagctatattggaAAACTTACAAAAATAAGCCGAACCAAACTCAtgataagttgttttcataagttctccaaacAGTTTCACATAAACTCAAATAATTGAATCCAAACAAACCCTTAGTAGTCTAACTTAGTTAGTGCAACAAACTATTCATTAAGGGTTATTATATAGGTGACAAAAATAACTAAAAGTATGTAACTCAACAACCTAGTGTAACCTATGAAGCACATGCACCATACACGAACACGTTGACacagataataatttgagaaaatgacataattcaatgtaatcataaatGTTGGTGTCAGTGTGACGCATGTCTGACAACGGGACACCTACGAGTGCCCCACACCAGAACACGCCTAATCAAAGTagtgtatgtgcttcatagaGTGTAACTAATTAATGTAACTAACTATATAAcagaatttcaaaaacaataataataagaaatagaagttgttacaacttacaagtggATAGGAGAAACTTGAAGAAGATGAGAATCAGGAGAAGGTAGAGAAGGAAGAAGGTCAGGAGGAATGAAATGAGGGAGTCCTTTGCGAGTTGATATGAGAAGGGCAGGTGTTTCAATTGATAGTCCTCCTCCGAGTTCCAATGCTCCAACTCTAACTCTCCATGCTTTTTTCACCGAGAATAATTTCATCTTTTTGCTTGCATAAACCCACCCACTCACCCCTATTGTATTGTATTCGCGTTGTTCAATAAAACCCTACGCTATTGTTTTGGtttttgaagatttttggaGGGTAGTATATAGTATAGTATGTATATAAATACAATCCGTATATACGAAATTTAGCGTgggtatttttctttttttgtttgtttttgtggaACTTAAAAATTAGTCGGTCgaaaatttaacaaataatccttaataataatttcatttttccaAACAGTCATACTAAACAAGGAACTTTGGCCTTAACTATGTGTTATCTAATTTACCTCAagagtgtaaaatagtttttgaaaattaaaatactaagcTAGACACAATCAAACATagataaatttttagaaaatgaagtttttttttattaaaattaaacgatatttattcatttaaattaacaaattaagttattttatttattttacaaagtAAAAGAATTTTACATGTCTTATTTATGGACAAAGTTTGGACTTTAGAGTGTAACCGTAAACCCTAATGTGATTATAATTCtttgaagaatttaatttatttctcaataaaaatttaatttatatattataacacaatataataattttaaatatatatttaattatttatattttaaagaaaaatataagaaaaaatataaaagtctTGTTTTTTTGTGTCTCTCACAAAAAATGCttaaaatcaataataatagtGGAATAGAATGAGATAAGGTTTATCTATATATTTACAAAGAACcctgaaaaactaaaaacaaatattcacaTTGAAAGAACCGAGCGAACGATAATGGCGAAAGGAAAGAAGCAACTGATGTCATCAGCACCATGGAGAGGCGAAGAAGACGACACCGAACAATTTCCTGACGCTAATCTCAAAGTCACTAGTCAATCAGATGGAACTTCAACTATGCATGTTCCTCGCAACAAATCCAAAAATCATAACCATGATGATGATTTTGAAATTGATCCTGAACTTCGTTATAGTTTCCAACGCAATTTTCAGGTCTTCTTTTTTCTGAAATATATTCTATATTCATACAATTTGCTATTGGTTTCAACCtgttttgatatgttattgttTGTGTTTTAAAGGAAATTAGGTTGTGATATTATGGGTCAGtttgaattggcttatttttgagtttatgcaaataaataagcttttatgcattatttataagtttgttaatgTAGTTTCTGAAAAAACAGcttaaagatacaatttttactagtgggaacttatgaattaacataaaaataaagaatttatttatttgtataagctatttggaaTTAGCTTAAATAAGCTAATCCCAATGGGCCCTATGagttgtttggattgacttatttgaacttatctactaACATAAGCTTTGTGAACttgtttgggagaacttatgaaaatgaCTTACGGAAAATTTTAaaggtttttctttttaaacttattttcataagtacttcaatatagcttatgaaaatagcttgtAGGATATATAGgaacaatttatatttattttatctttttctatgaaaatagcttatatgaGATTATACATAAGCCCTTATCATGAAAAGTGtttgtgctataagctgcaaataagctgATTATCCAAACAGGCCCAAATATGCTTTAAAGTTAAAACttgaaaccttttttttttttttgtaaaagctaTTTATACCTAAGGTTATTGCTTCATGGTGTTATATTAGTGTGGAAAGTTCATGTAAATGAAATAATATGTACAAAATAATTCACTGACTAATATAAAGGTTCGAAGTATAATCACATACaatgttgaaacttgaaaccATTGCGGTGAAGCTGCAAACCTTTATACCACAATAAAATGCGACCAAAATTGCGGTTGTGATGTCAATGTGGAGACTTCTAAAACTGTTGTATTCCACTGCAATTGCGGTTGTGGTCCACAATTTAAACCTATGGCACCTAGACTTTGGATCAAATGTGTGTGTCTGGCGCATGTTGGTGTCCTACACCAACACATACGAATATATTCGATtgctttcattttcttaaattattaccaTGTCTATGGTGTACGATGTTTGTGTCTGCTTCATAATTGACTAGTGGGATGCACAGTTGGTGTACAGTGTCTCTTCAGggctttttgaattttttatctcATTATGAAGTGTGGTGCTAGCGGCCACAACTTTCTATTTTGGCCGCTATAGTAGCTGCGACAGAAACTATTATATAGGCTTTCTGTTTCGTTGTTTGACTTTATAGATTTTGACTTAATATATTACAACCATAAATGTGTATTACATGTGGCTCCTTTTTTATCATTCCCTTCTGCTATTTTTGGATAAGAGTCTGTCCTGTTATCGTTTTTTCCTTAGTTATTGCTTGTACAATTGATATATCATCCAGTATTCTTCTCCAAGTTTTGAATGTaatatacttttgttttttgtatttgCAGTTTATTCAGCGAGTTTTTAGCATTGACACTGTGGTGAAACCTCTCCCACCCGTCATGGCTTACAATGTCTCTCGCAACTTGAACTTCTTCACGCGCATTTTCACTCAATTCTTTGGTATGTTACATTCAGCGCACCTTTTTACACAGCTTGGGAATGCATAGAAAATATATAAGGATTACTATTCGGTTcttcttttaaaatcaaacacaaaggGCCAAATACCTAGGAGCATGAGCAAATCTTGCATGGTTCCTACACTAAATAGTGACCTTTACTTTAAAATGCTCCCCAGCCCGCACATTGTCCTCGACCTCACCTAAAAATTCAGCCGCATCAAGATTATTGTGAAATCCAATAATTTCTTCCAACTGTGAATGCATCATCCCCCACAGTCGACATGTCTTATCATTGTTCTTCAAGTCAAATCAATCTGACACTGCATTTCGAAGTGAAATCCCTGCTTAAACGAGAGAACCTGTAATATGAACTCAATATCCCACATTCCCTCCATCAACATCTAACTAAACTTTCATATTCCAGAGTCAAATCCATGACTCAATATTACATATATCATGGCTTGAAGCAATCTATTCGGTCTAACGCAAGGTTCTCAACTAGAGTTTTCCTTTTGAAATGGGCTTGAAGCGAAACACAAAATATAGTACGAGATAAAATATATGTCATGGTGTTACATTCTATTGTCATATTTTAAACAATCCAATCAATGGTAATTGatgtcattttattatattcctCTTTATTTCATCTTTTTCCCTTAATCCAACTATAGCTTTAGTTCAAATGTTCTCTCCAGGGATTTTTTGGCAGAACTGTCAAGTCCTTCAAGCCATCTGTGTTCTAAACTTTATATATGAATTCCAGTCTCATAACCATTTTATGCTTTCTCTTTCATTAGACTGCTTCCAAATTGACCAACATTGTTTCTCAATCCACTCTTGGCACTTGACCATATTAATGCTCATTGTTGTCAAAAAGTACTCGTTATTTGTGCTTCGTTGGATTAgcataatttttgttattttggcAAACCAATTATTTATCATTTCTCTGATGTTCCCTCGTGTTTTAAATATGACAAATATGCAacaaattttgatattttccttgtttttatttttaatatggtATATGTTACCTGCTGCACTGCAGATCCTGAAGGCATTGCCGCTGCCCAGAAATCCATAGGCATAGGACAGGAAAACAGAGATCGCAGAGTTCGTTGAAGATAATAGCAGAAGgcaccataaaaaaattaaaaatcatatgTAAGAACTTGGAAGATGATATTGAAGTATCATTTACGAGTAAAGTTTTTCCTGATGTTATTACTCGCAGAATTATTTAGCTTGTTTGTCGTGATATTTACTTatgtatattaaaaatttagtaGCGTTACAATTTGAAATTTTCTACTCGATCTGAAAAAAGACATTCCATTGCATATAATGTTAACAAAACAACCAAGAATTTAATGAAAGCCACTGCAAGGAGTAGTGGGCACTACCATTAGTTTGTGGCTCAGCAAAAACAATTTGAAAATTGTTGTAAATAGAAAGTAGAGTTCGACACTCTTcagaaagctaacgaaattttGGCGTTATAATTTGATAGAGAGAGTGATAAATGTGCAGTTCATATGATAGAATGTGAGAAATAGATTCAGTGATCTCTTGTATTTAGATCGAAATAAATAAGTTGGCTGCATTGTGAAGCTCTGTTGGTATTTATACCAGTCGAGACATGTGTTGACTCAACACATATTAGTTCGAACATTAAGGCCATGTTTGGCTTAGTTCTATGGTGTGCAATACTTGTATATAAGTCTTGCACAGTGAAAAGACCAATTTTCACCATTGAATCTAAAAATTCCACCAAACTTTATGGTGCACCCTCCGGACTAAATCCACTCCCTCTTTTCTCCTTCCCCTCACAACAATGGGTTCAAGACCAATGGTGGATCCTAATCCAAACTCAACATCATATCCTTTTTACTTTCCTCAATGTTGGCAACTTAATTTAACAAGCGCTTTTTATGTTTGTTGCTCTAAGAAAAATCCACAAAGcaaattaattatttggtttGAGACTTTGAGTAAATGGAATGAAATCAAACCCACGACCATCTCTCTTCCAGTCTCTTGATTCTTGAATGTAACTAAAACTTTGGTCTCTTTAATTTTGTGAACAAAACATTTAATTGGTGTAAAACTAAAAGATATTTGTCTCTTTAACTTAGTAGTTCTTgagtgttcatttttttttattaaagtagAGAACAATGACCAACGCGGTTGTTTTTCGTTGACGGGGTGCAAAGACACTTTTGTGACAATGGAGATGACGTCTCGGCGACGTTTCGACTTGCGACTGTGTGGTGGAGTTGCAGTGATTTAGATCTGAGTTTGTGGAGGGAGATGGAGTTCGTCGGTGAAGTCGCCGGAGAGATGGTGGTGGCTGGGGATGAGTGAGAAGAGGAGTTGGCAGAAATAGGGATGGATGGAATTGATATAGCAGGGAAGAAACACCATAAAGTTTTGTGGGACTTCAAAAATCAATGAATGCACCATTTAATTTGGTATTTCacgatttcattttttttttttttgcctttcaccactagtttaatctggttcgatggtcagttctagcatcaagtggttccagccccctcccgatcacagttacggggatcgaactgtggtcctccctaccaagttcagcgtcaatcaccactgataTGTGTTACTATACTTAGTTAttattctttcttatttttgtcaagtaatttagTTATTAGAAATTCATTCTT encodes:
- the LOC123881682 gene encoding uncharacterized protein LOC123881682, whose amino-acid sequence is MAKGKKQLMSSAPWRGEEDDTEQFPDANLKVTSQSDGTSTMHVPRNKSKNHNHDDDFEIDPELRYSFQRNFQFIQRVFSIDTVVKPLPPVMAYNVSRNLNFFTRIFTQFFDPEGIAAAQKSIGIGQENRDRRVR